The following are encoded together in the Pseudodesulfovibrio indicus genome:
- a CDS encoding OsmC family protein, with protein sequence MITTKSGKANFLTEFTDGTHTGVCDAPESKGGGDAGFTPLGLLEASLAACLNMTLRVYAQAHDIELGSVETLATLTPGETGSTFEYSVKLPDTLSDRDRKRVLAALKGCPIHGLLNKPITFALKD encoded by the coding sequence ATGATCACCACCAAGAGCGGGAAAGCGAATTTCCTGACGGAATTCACGGACGGCACCCATACGGGCGTGTGCGACGCTCCCGAGTCCAAGGGCGGCGGAGATGCCGGGTTCACGCCGCTGGGGTTGCTGGAGGCGTCCCTGGCCGCATGCCTGAACATGACGCTGCGGGTCTACGCCCAGGCGCACGATATCGAACTCGGGTCCGTGGAGACGTTGGCGACGCTCACCCCGGGCGAGACCGGCTCGACCTTCGAGTACAGCGTGAAACTGCCCGATACCCTGAGCGACCGGGACCGGAAGCGGGTGCTCGCGGCCCTCAAAGGCTGCCCCATTCACGGCCTGCTCAACAAGCCCATCACCTTTGCCTTGAAGGACTGA